AGCCTTCCCGCAGTGTCAAAGACTGAGAGGTCTATTTCCGAGGAAGTACTTACCGAGTAGTAGATGGATGTAGAGGTACGGAAAGGGTTGGGGAAACCATGTCTTAGTGAGAACTCCGGCCTGAGATGTTCGGTGATCTGTTCCTCAACGCCTGTTGACGGTTCCCATAGCCATTTGAGTATCCTTGCCATCACCGTATCCTGACCGGCATATATTGAAACCTGGTGTATTGCTTCGAACGGAAATCCGAAGTAGACAACCTTGTATATGCCAGAATCATACTTGATTGCCGAAGCGCCACCAAAGGTGGTGTAGTAGAAACACGAATCGGCACCAGGGTTTGGCGATATTCTGTCTTCCGAGTCAGCATTGCCTGCGCCCCCGCTCCCCTGTAGAACAAGTCTGAGTGTGTCGCCTATCTCATCTCCAGGAACGCCAGTGCACAAATTGTTGTCTGCGTTTTCAGTCACGAAGTCCGCGTGGAGCCTCTCCTGGTAGAAGGGAGTAGATGACAGGGCACTTCCGAGGTTTTGACTGCTGATGAAGAACTTCCCGCCGGCGTCAAGAAATACCCCGAGTCTGGTAGTGTCTTCGTCTGAGAGAATCGTTGGGGAAGCATCGTTTCCCGTGAACCAGATAGCCACCTCGTGGTCGTCCAGACTGTACGGTCCTGACACTGGAAGCGACCCCTGGGTCTCAATCTCCCATTCGTCGTAGAGCCCCACCAGAGTGTCCAGAGCCGTTTTGTAGTAGCTCTCGTAGGTTGCGCCTGCGTCATCGTCAACAAGTATTAGAGACGGCTGACCGATAATCATGGATATCGAGTCGTCTTCATCGAAATTCTCTGGTACCGCAGTTATGTTCAGGTCAAGCTGGGTCCAGTGTGGCTCTCCTGCCACAAAAGTGAAGGTTAGCGGATCAGCAACGTTGGTTGCCGTGGAATCTTTGAGCATGAGACCTATGTAAGAAGTTGAGTCGATTATACTAATGGTAGTATCACCAGTGCTCAGTGTCACGGTGACACTGTCGGCATCGGCCCACGCCGCACTTGCTTTCAATGTCAGGATGAGGTCCGCTGTTTCGCCCACTTCGACTCTTCCGTCGTTGTCACCTCCGACACTGTCAACGACCTGATAATCCTGGATTGTTACCATCGAGTATTGGCTCGAGGTGATCGCGGCGAACACGTCTATCCGGCCCGCGCCATATACGTTGTCCTTCCCCGGACTCCCAAGCTCAACCGCATTCATCTGAAGCCTCTGGCAGATGATTTCAGGCGTCTGCATGGTGTCGGCCGAGAGGATAAGACACATGGCACCGCCGAGGTGAGGAGTGGCAGCAGAGGTGCCGCCAAAGCTGGGTGTGTATCCGGTGTTGTTAGTACGACTCAAACTCGGAACATCTGTGGGAGCACACACGTCGGGTTTCAGAAGCCCCATCTGATTTCCATCGTCCCAGGGGTAGTCCTGATAATAGACAGGAAAGTCGGTACGCTCCCAGGCTGCAGGGCCTCTTCCCGAATAGCTCTTGATAATGTCCGTGTCCTCTACTGCGCCACAGCCCATTGTTGAACTGACATCCCCTATCAGTGTCTGATCTGGATGAAGCCAGGCTGCGGGGCAGTTTCCAGGAGTGGCTATGTTATAGGGTATTGGATACGTACCTTGCAGGTGTCCCTGATTACCGATGGAGTTTGCCCTTATCAATCCAGCTGCAAGTTCAGCCACTGCCTGGTCGCGCCAGGCTACATAGTCGGGATCCATCGGATACTTCCAGCTGTACGAACTGCTGATCACATCCGCCCCCTGGAGAATGGCAAAATCTGAGCCCATCCAGATTGTGCTTTCAGTGCCGCCAATCCTAAGGCACATAACAGTGGCGTCTGGCGCAACCCCGGTCTGAGTCCCTGCTGTTCCGTCACCAGCCACAATACCAGCGCATTGAGTTCCGTGTCCACTTAGATCCATCGGGTCATCGTCATTATCATAGAAATCATATCCGTGGTGGGGATACAGTAGACCGCCATCCCACAGGTGGTCTGCAAGGTCGACGTGGTTGTAGTTGACGCCACTGTCGAGTATTCCAACAAGGACGCCTGCGCCTGTGATCCCCAGATCCCAGACCTGAGGTGCGTTAATCTTCTGGACTCCCCAGCCTGTATCCGTGGCGGTGATGAAGAATGGGTTATCCTCGTTAACGTTCACGTCAAAAAGAAATTCATCGGGTATGATTTCGTCCCAGTCGATGCTTCTAACACCCTCAAACAGTATTGATTCCTCTATTACTTCTTTTGTCATGTATGCGTTGATGCCATTTACGCCAAGAAGGACCCGAACGTCGAACACCCTGCCAGCCTGTTCCTGTTCTGCAAGAAATCTCCTCAGCTCGGCCTGTGTCTCTTCTGCGACTCGCCCCATTTCAGATATTGCCCTTTCTCTTCTTTCTTTTCTGCTAAGGCCCTGTGCCTTCCTGATGAGTCTGGCGTAATCCGCAGTTCTATCCATCATTATATTTACTCTTATTTTTTCATCCGTGTCTGCTTTCTCCATCACTTTTGCCAGGTCATCAGTTATCCCCACAAAAGCGCTCGAATTAGGCGCCAACATGGAGACAGCGACAAGAACTGAGAATAGAGCGACAAAAAATCTCATCTTCCTTCCTCCCGTTTTACAGGTTTGTTACCTCAAATGCAGGACCTTTATCGACTCACAGAACTCCGATGTGTACATCCGACAGAAATAGACACCAGCCGGCATTCT
The sequence above is a segment of the candidate division TA06 bacterium genome. Coding sequences within it:
- a CDS encoding T9SS type A sorting domain-containing protein — protein: MRFFVALFSVLVAVSMLAPNSSAFVGITDDLAKVMEKADTDEKIRVNIMMDRTADYARLIRKAQGLSRKERRERAISEMGRVAEETQAELRRFLAEQEQAGRVFDVRVLLGVNGINAYMTKEVIEESILFEGVRSIDWDEIIPDEFLFDVNVNEDNPFFITATDTGWGVQKINAPQVWDLGITGAGVLVGILDSGVNYNHVDLADHLWDGGLLYPHHGYDFYDNDDDPMDLSGHGTQCAGIVAGDGTAGTQTGVAPDATVMCLRIGGTESTIWMGSDFAILQGADVISSSYSWKYPMDPDYVAWRDQAVAELAAGLIRANSIGNQGHLQGTYPIPYNIATPGNCPAAWLHPDQTLIGDVSSTMGCGAVEDTDIIKSYSGRGPAAWERTDFPVYYQDYPWDDGNQMGLLKPDVCAPTDVPSLSRTNNTGYTPSFGGTSAATPHLGGAMCLILSADTMQTPEIICQRLQMNAVELGSPGKDNVYGAGRIDVFAAITSSQYSMVTIQDYQVVDSVGGDNDGRVEVGETADLILTLKASAAWADADSVTVTLSTGDTTISIIDSTSYIGLMLKDSTATNVADPLTFTFVAGEPHWTQLDLNITAVPENFDEDDSISMIIGQPSLILVDDDAGATYESYYKTALDTLVGLYDEWEIETQGSLPVSGPYSLDDHEVAIWFTGNDASPTILSDEDTTRLGVFLDAGGKFFISSQNLGSALSSTPFYQERLHADFVTENADNNLCTGVPGDEIGDTLRLVLQGSGGAGNADSEDRISPNPGADSCFYYTTFGGASAIKYDSGIYKVVYFGFPFEAIHQVSIYAGQDTVMARILKWLWEPSTGVEEQITEHLRPEFSLRHGFPNPFRTSTSIYYSVSTSSEIDLSVFDTAGRLVKNLATGKTLAGNHTTCWDGIDDSGEKTPAGVYFVRLTAGDNSATRKLTLVR